A stretch of the uncultured Campylobacter sp. genome encodes the following:
- the tatB gene encoding Sec-independent protein translocase protein TatB, producing MFGMSLPEIIVIAVIAVLFLGPDKLPSAMVEIAKFFKTVKKTVNDAKSSFDQEIKIQELKEDAKKYKESIAKTTETVRKKLTFEELDELKKGVNDVASGVTDGLNDVKKSVEAVKNPGEAVKNAVLGDNEKKEA from the coding sequence ATGTTTGGCATGAGCTTACCCGAGATCATCGTCATAGCCGTCATCGCGGTGCTATTTTTGGGGCCTGATAAGCTTCCTAGCGCGATGGTAGAGATAGCGAAATTTTTTAAAACCGTCAAAAAAACGGTCAATGACGCAAAAAGTAGCTTTGATCAAGAGATAAAAATCCAAGAACTCAAAGAGGACGCGAAAAAATACAAAGAAAGCATCGCAAAAACCACCGAAACGGTGCGAAAAAAGCTAACGTTTGAGGAGCTTGACGAGCTCAAAAAGGGCGTAAACGACGTCGCTAGCGGCGTCACGGACGGCCTAAACGACGTAAAAAAGAGCGTCGAAGCAGTCAAAAACCCTGGTGAAGCCGTCAAAAATGCCGTTCTAGGCGATAACGAGAAAAAAGAGGCGTAA
- a CDS encoding divergent polysaccharide deacetylase family protein, translating to MRGGFKLLFSAIFIACILLVGAFYFLDVKFKPDAAEKLIAKAQEYLSVSKKEETANLASFKSGAEDVDEVQNSGSSVHSRANLTDIKALFVQASVNEAKLEKRDDGAGAAFLQASYTQSELGSGFSNDDQDERTKFVKRQNVIARDKISLESRDPSELEGSVKNGLAKKDGRGSENLNLPGAYGEFNGTQTSKIANKTQSDALEQTLKSPKFTIDFGTQNAGESGLGDTDTAGVDKGAKTQNLEGGQEAKVSIQMSDQSAQDKEGAQSAKNRDKAGGEKDEKPQKLAGSISEDKKSKIYSKLGAKPRLVIIIDDVAYRHQADAIKSVNLKLTPSFFPATSAHPETPILARRFSFYMIHLPMQALGGFKGAEIGTLTVNDDYEKIAKKLQSIKRDFPNLKYINNHTGSRFTSDAAAMDRLMRAMRDENLIFVDSKTTSPTKVYGAAKKYSMPYIARDVFLDHDGSKAAVRKQLKYAVELAKKRSYAIAIGHPHKNTIEVLQESAKLLQEVDVVYLKDLF from the coding sequence TTGAGAGGCGGATTTAAGCTACTGTTTTCCGCTATTTTTATTGCCTGTATCTTGCTCGTCGGCGCATTTTATTTTTTGGACGTTAAATTTAAGCCGGACGCCGCCGAAAAACTCATCGCAAAGGCGCAAGAGTATCTAAGCGTTTCTAAAAAAGAAGAAACGGCAAATTTAGCGTCGTTTAAGTCCGGTGCCGAGGACGTGGACGAAGTCCAAAATAGCGGCTCTAGCGTGCATTCTAGAGCGAATTTAACGGATATCAAAGCTCTTTTTGTGCAAGCTTCGGTAAATGAGGCAAAATTAGAAAAAAGAGATGACGGCGCCGGCGCGGCTTTTTTACAGGCTTCATATACGCAAAGCGAGCTTGGTTCGGGTTTTTCAAACGACGACCAAGACGAGCGAACGAAATTCGTAAAGCGCCAAAACGTCATCGCGCGCGATAAAATTTCTCTTGAGTCGCGCGATCCTTCCGAGCTTGAGGGCTCCGTAAAAAACGGCCTAGCTAAAAAGGACGGACGAGGAAGTGAAAATTTAAACTTACCGGGCGCATACGGCGAATTTAACGGCACCCAGACCTCAAAGATCGCGAACAAAACGCAAAGCGATGCTCTAGAGCAGACGCTAAAAAGTCCTAAATTTACTATAGATTTCGGCACGCAAAATGCGGGCGAATCAGGACTAGGCGATACCGATACCGCGGGCGTAGACAAAGGCGCGAAAACGCAAAACCTAGAGGGCGGACAAGAGGCTAAAGTAAGCATCCAAATGAGCGACCAAAGCGCGCAGGATAAAGAGGGCGCGCAAAGCGCTAAAAACAGGGATAAAGCTGGCGGCGAAAAGGATGAGAAGCCGCAAAAGCTCGCAGGCTCAATTAGCGAAGATAAAAAATCTAAAATTTACTCAAAACTAGGCGCTAAACCGCGTCTAGTCATCATCATCGACGACGTGGCGTATAGGCACCAGGCAGACGCGATAAAATCGGTAAATCTAAAGCTCACGCCGTCTTTCTTCCCTGCGACCTCCGCCCACCCCGAGACGCCTATTTTGGCGCGGCGTTTTAGCTTTTATATGATCCACCTGCCTATGCAGGCTCTAGGCGGCTTTAAGGGTGCTGAGATCGGCACTCTCACTGTAAACGACGACTACGAAAAGATCGCTAAAAAACTGCAAAGCATCAAGCGAGACTTTCCGAATCTAAAATACATCAACAACCACACGGGCAGCCGCTTTACGAGCGACGCGGCCGCGATGGATAGGCTGATGCGGGCGATGCGGGACGAAAATTTAATCTTCGTCGATAGCAAGACGACCTCGCCGACCAAGGTTTACGGCGCGGCGAAAAAATACTCGATGCCCTACATCGCTCGCGACGTATTTTTGGATCACGACGGCTCAAAGGCGGCTGTGCGAAAGCAGCTAAAATACGCCGTCGAGCTAGCTAAAAAGCGCTCCTACGCTATCGCGATCGGCCATCCGCACAAAAACACGATCGAAGTCCTGCAAGAAAGCGCAAAACTCCTGCAAGAGGTCGACGTCGTCTATCTAAAGGATCTTTTTTGA
- the ruvX gene encoding Holliday junction resolvase RuvX, producing the protein MSIMAIDVGLKRIGVALAVGQTVMPQTPVLRKNRNQAARDVSAVLREYGAKKLVVGVPLGGSSEDEMRRRIEHFVSLLEFDGEVVYQDEAMSSFEASEIYADGRRDGRLDSIAAMIILKRYLGL; encoded by the coding sequence ATGAGCATAATGGCCATCGACGTTGGGCTAAAACGTATCGGCGTGGCGCTAGCCGTCGGGCAAACCGTGATGCCGCAAACGCCCGTACTGCGCAAAAATCGCAATCAAGCCGCGCGCGACGTTAGCGCCGTTTTGCGCGAATACGGAGCAAAAAAGTTGGTCGTGGGCGTGCCGCTTGGGGGATCTAGCGAGGATGAGATGCGAAGGCGGATCGAGCACTTCGTGTCGCTGCTCGAATTTGACGGCGAAGTGGTCTATCAGGACGAGGCGATGAGTAGCTTTGAGGCGAGCGAAATTTACGCCGATGGCAGACGCGATGGACGGCTAGATAGCATCGCGGCGATGATTATTTTAAAGCGGTATTTGGGGCTTTGA
- the ilvC gene encoding ketol-acid reductoisomerase, protein MAVNIYYDKDCDLSLIRSKTVAMIGFGSQGHAHAENLRDSGVKVIVGLAKGGRSWAKAEAKGFEVKTVAEAAKAADVVMILTPDELQAEIFEREIKPNLKSGAAIAFGHGFNVHFGQIKAPEDIDVIMIAPKAPGHTVRSEFVRGGGIPDLIAVEQNASGKAKELALSYASAIGGGRTGIIETTFKDETETDLFGEQAVLCGGLCALVNAGFETLVDAGYEPEMAYFECLHELKLIVDLMYQGGMADMRYSISNTAEYGDYVSGPRVIGEDSKKAMKEILKEIQNGKFAKDFILERKAGYVRMNAERGIAERSLLNQTGKKLRSMMPWISSGKLIDQSKN, encoded by the coding sequence ATGGCTGTAAACATTTATTACGACAAAGATTGCGATTTGAGCTTGATTAGAAGCAAAACCGTCGCGATGATAGGTTTTGGTTCGCAAGGACACGCGCACGCCGAAAATTTGCGCGATAGCGGCGTAAAGGTAATCGTGGGTCTGGCAAAGGGCGGCAGAAGCTGGGCGAAGGCCGAGGCGAAGGGCTTTGAAGTAAAAACGGTAGCAGAAGCCGCAAAGGCCGCCGACGTCGTTATGATTTTAACTCCCGACGAGCTTCAGGCCGAAATTTTCGAGCGAGAGATTAAACCCAACCTTAAAAGCGGCGCGGCGATCGCGTTTGGACACGGATTTAACGTGCATTTTGGACAGATCAAAGCCCCCGAGGATATCGACGTCATCATGATCGCTCCAAAGGCGCCAGGCCATACGGTAAGAAGCGAATTCGTCCGCGGCGGCGGCATCCCGGATCTAATCGCCGTAGAGCAAAACGCGAGCGGAAAGGCTAAAGAGCTAGCTCTAAGCTACGCTAGCGCGATCGGCGGCGGCAGAACGGGCATCATCGAGACGACCTTTAAAGACGAGACCGAGACCGATCTTTTCGGCGAGCAGGCGGTACTTTGCGGCGGACTTTGCGCGCTGGTAAACGCGGGCTTTGAGACGCTGGTAGATGCCGGATACGAGCCTGAGATGGCGTATTTTGAGTGCCTCCACGAGCTAAAACTAATCGTAGATCTAATGTATCAAGGCGGCATGGCCGATATGCGCTACTCTATCTCAAACACCGCAGAGTACGGCGACTACGTAAGCGGCCCGCGCGTCATCGGCGAAGACAGCAAAAAAGCGATGAAGGAAATTTTAAAAGAGATCCAAAACGGTAAATTTGCAAAAGACTTCATCCTAGAACGCAAGGCCGGATACGTCCGTATGAACGCAGAGCGCGGCATCGCCGAAAGAAGCCTGCTAAATCAAACTGGCAAAAAACTACGCTCTATGATGCCTTGGATCAGCTCGGGCAAACTCATCGACCAAAGCAAAAACTAA
- a CDS encoding ribonuclease R yields the protein MKEFLTKLLDGVSEKEVASSDKEILRNLLNLNAVSRHKDRYYLNNGFVCGKLDISANGTGFLTPYDKRFKQDIIIENKNLNASHYGDIVLAKLLPLKKKRQSAKVVMTLKLANETSVVYTKQIGSAILGVNVKTGLSSALKASQKSLKMLPPGTLLKIGNLNNEIVEVIGNINDPLSDEKISLAVFNKNDEFSEECEAQALAWGDEVDAEMYPQRVDLRELPFCTIDPVDAKDFDDAIYFDDKKREIYVAIADVSEYVTPYSPIDAEAKTRGFSIYFPHKAVPMLPRNLSENICSLKPNVARLAFCFKITLDEEDEVVKEELMEAIIVSKRRFNYDEVDQILRGERKDETDWIKPLFALTSRLRKKRLKNAFDFRTQELRMSLDADGGLSSTRFETDTDSHRLVEDCMLLANVAAAKRIVKGVFRNHGSPDLRKIQILLEDLGALGFDFVYESDIANLVRKIQAQADAVGNREEIDKLIIKSQKKAEYGAQNLGHFGLGFERYTHFTSPIRRYSDLTLHRLLKAKLRNDEKFFNYLLLNIEATCSNLSELEREADRVAFDFMDRKFARWAKERIGQRFSAYISENQNVAVARLDDEIKGARIFLGAYCVNLLQKVIVEITDANIATAEIFGKVVKKIDV from the coding sequence GTGAAAGAATTTTTAACCAAACTACTTGACGGAGTGAGCGAAAAGGAAGTCGCCTCCTCAGATAAAGAAATCCTGCGAAATTTACTAAACTTAAACGCCGTAAGCCGCCACAAAGATCGCTACTATCTAAATAACGGCTTTGTCTGCGGCAAACTCGATATAAGCGCAAACGGCACGGGATTTTTGACGCCTTACGACAAACGATTTAAGCAAGATATAATAATAGAAAATAAAAATTTAAACGCCTCGCACTACGGCGACATCGTGCTAGCAAAGCTTTTGCCGTTAAAGAAAAAACGCCAAAGCGCCAAAGTCGTGATGACGCTAAAACTCGCCAATGAAACGAGCGTAGTCTATACCAAGCAAATAGGCTCGGCAATCCTTGGCGTAAACGTAAAAACCGGACTTAGCTCGGCTCTAAAAGCGTCGCAAAAATCCCTAAAAATGTTGCCGCCGGGCACGCTACTAAAAATCGGCAATCTAAATAACGAAATAGTCGAAGTCATCGGCAATATAAACGATCCGCTAAGCGACGAGAAAATCTCGCTCGCCGTATTTAACAAAAACGACGAATTTAGCGAGGAGTGCGAAGCCCAGGCGCTCGCATGGGGCGACGAGGTCGATGCTGAGATGTATCCGCAGAGGGTAGATTTACGGGAACTGCCTTTTTGCACGATTGATCCGGTCGATGCCAAAGACTTTGACGACGCGATATATTTCGACGATAAAAAGCGCGAAATTTACGTCGCGATCGCAGACGTCAGCGAATACGTCACGCCCTACTCTCCGATAGACGCCGAGGCCAAAACGCGCGGATTTTCGATATATTTTCCGCACAAAGCCGTGCCGATGCTGCCGCGAAATTTGAGCGAAAATATCTGCTCTCTCAAACCAAACGTCGCGCGCCTTGCGTTTTGTTTCAAAATCACGCTAGACGAAGAAGACGAAGTCGTAAAAGAGGAGCTCATGGAAGCCATAATCGTCTCAAAAAGACGCTTTAACTACGACGAAGTCGATCAAATTTTACGCGGAGAACGCAAGGACGAGACCGACTGGATCAAGCCTCTTTTCGCGCTCACATCGCGCCTGCGCAAAAAACGCCTGAAAAACGCGTTTGACTTTAGAACGCAGGAGCTTCGCATGAGCCTTGACGCAGACGGTGGGCTTTCATCTACGAGATTTGAGACCGACACCGACTCGCACAGGCTCGTCGAGGACTGCATGCTGCTAGCCAACGTCGCTGCGGCAAAGCGTATCGTAAAAGGCGTTTTTAGAAATCACGGCTCGCCGGATCTGCGAAAAATCCAAATTTTGCTCGAAGACCTCGGCGCTCTGGGCTTTGACTTCGTTTACGAAAGCGACATCGCGAATTTGGTTCGCAAAATCCAAGCGCAGGCCGACGCCGTAGGCAACCGCGAGGAGATCGACAAGCTCATCATAAAATCGCAAAAAAAGGCCGAATACGGCGCGCAAAATTTAGGCCACTTCGGACTAGGCTTTGAGCGCTACACGCATTTTACGAGCCCGATCCGCCGCTACTCCGACCTTACGCTGCACCGCCTTTTAAAGGCCAAACTGCGCAACGACGAGAAGTTTTTCAACTACCTGCTTTTAAATATCGAAGCGACTTGTTCAAATTTAAGCGAACTCGAGCGCGAAGCCGACAGGGTCGCGTTTGACTTTATGGATAGGAAATTTGCGCGCTGGGCAAAAGAGCGCATCGGGCAGCGCTTTAGCGCCTATATCAGCGAAAATCAAAACGTCGCGGTCGCCAGGCTTGACGACGAGATAAAAGGCGCCAGGATATTTTTGGGCGCGTACTGCGTAAATTTACTGCAAAAAGTCATCGTTGAAATCACGGACGCAAATATCGCAACGGCCGAAATTTTCGGTAAGGTCGTAAAAAAAATCGATGTATAG
- a CDS encoding HDOD domain-containing protein, whose protein sequence is MNDSIYKHIKALPPLDDTVVKVQAVCSNENSSLGDLAQIIAKDPMLTANILRSANSPLYGFSREITTIEKAVSLFGMATVRGFALSSAVKKNFKINLDPYGITSHDFLNISIMQNALTYNWYSKIDAKELAVLSPASFMLEVGKIVISHELNEKGKADEFRKRLKEISNPFDLSDLETEIVGISNETVTAKIFEQWNLETELVDAIYYSNDPDDAPEHIKDYSKALRVVKNAVNIFSQLSDDGLQNTLMCLDEYGFAQDKFLEAVAKVKANL, encoded by the coding sequence ATGAATGATTCAATCTACAAACATATAAAGGCGCTCCCTCCGCTAGACGATACGGTAGTAAAAGTCCAAGCCGTCTGTTCAAATGAAAATAGTTCGCTAGGCGACCTAGCTCAGATAATCGCCAAAGATCCGATGCTAACGGCGAATATTTTACGCTCGGCAAATTCTCCGCTTTACGGATTTAGTCGCGAAATAACGACGATCGAAAAGGCCGTATCGCTTTTTGGTATGGCGACTGTACGCGGTTTCGCGCTCTCAAGCGCCGTTAAAAAGAACTTTAAGATAAATTTAGACCCTTACGGAATTACTAGCCACGATTTTTTAAATATTTCCATAATGCAAAATGCGCTCACGTACAACTGGTACTCTAAGATCGACGCAAAAGAACTCGCCGTGTTAAGCCCCGCTTCATTTATGTTAGAAGTCGGCAAAATCGTGATTTCTCATGAATTAAACGAAAAAGGCAAAGCAGACGAATTTAGAAAAAGATTAAAAGAAATTTCAAATCCATTTGATCTATCCGATCTAGAAACCGAGATCGTAGGTATCTCAAACGAAACTGTAACGGCTAAAATTTTCGAGCAGTGGAATCTAGAAACCGAGCTAGTAGACGCGATATATTATTCAAACGATCCAGACGATGCGCCCGAGCATATCAAAGACTACTCAAAAGCGCTCAGGGTCGTCAAAAACGCCGTAAATATCTTTAGTCAACTTAGCGACGACGGGCTACAAAATACGCTAATGTGCCTCGACGAATACGGCTTTGCGCAAGACAAATTCCTCGAAGCCGTCGCAAAAGTCAAAGCGAATTTGTGA
- the dprA gene encoding DNA-processing protein DprA: MNVLTKLPRGLLRLKKPPQKLYFEGNLALLERPMVSIVGSRKASAYTRQCVEALARTLANSGVCVVSGAAIGVDIAAHKGAYPHTVAVFGNGLNKIYPQSNAKIIKEIYQNALALSEYDPGEPPLAYRFLERNRIVVALSQALVVAQADTRSGSMQSARMAKELGVPIFTLPQRLGESEGTNELIASGAANLINDFDAFTLRFGGKSAPAQDDEVIKFCKNGASLDAALAKFGDKIYEYELEGKLRISGLTVFAE, encoded by the coding sequence TTGAACGTCTTAACCAAGCTTCCGCGCGGCCTTTTGCGTCTTAAAAAGCCGCCGCAAAAGCTCTATTTCGAGGGAAATTTGGCTCTGCTTGAGCGCCCAATGGTCTCGATCGTGGGCTCGAGAAAGGCAAGCGCCTACACCAGGCAGTGCGTAGAGGCGCTGGCTAGGACGCTTGCAAACAGCGGCGTTTGCGTAGTTAGCGGTGCGGCTATCGGCGTGGATATCGCTGCGCACAAGGGCGCGTATCCGCATACGGTCGCCGTTTTTGGCAACGGACTAAATAAAATCTACCCGCAAAGCAACGCCAAAATCATCAAAGAAATCTACCAAAATGCGCTGGCTCTTAGCGAGTATGACCCAGGCGAGCCGCCGCTTGCATATAGATTTTTAGAGCGAAACCGCATCGTGGTCGCGCTCTCGCAGGCTCTAGTCGTGGCGCAGGCCGATACCAGAAGCGGCTCGATGCAAAGCGCGCGCATGGCAAAGGAGCTTGGAGTGCCGATATTTACGCTGCCTCAGCGCCTAGGCGAGAGTGAGGGGACAAACGAGCTAATAGCTAGCGGCGCGGCAAATTTGATAAACGATTTTGACGCCTTTACGCTTCGTTTCGGTGGCAAATCCGCGCCCGCGCAAGACGACGAGGTGATAAAATTTTGCAAAAACGGCGCGAGCCTTGATGCGGCTTTGGCAAAATTCGGCGATAAAATTTACGAATACGAACTGGAAGGCAAACTGCGAATATCGGGGCTTACGGTGTTTGCGGAGTAA
- the hemW gene encoding radical SAM family heme chaperone HemW, producing the protein MLLYVHIPFCESKCPYCAFGSVVGKRNLTSAYFDAMVADFREQILKFDVKKGEIETLFIGGGTPSAVDGGYYERLFETIAPYLAANAEITTEANPNSASQKWLSQMKSYGVNRVSFGAQSFFEDKLKFLGRIHDARQIYEAVASAKTAGLENINVDLIYGTKLDTKKRLEQEAQNVRNLGVSHVSAYSLTLEENTPFAGKISYAKDSPRLAKFMIDRIEEVGLKQYEISNFGQICRHNLGYWQGKNYLAIGAYAVGFWRDYRFYNASNLNAYVKNPHAKKIENLSADELNLERIFLGARSIVGIWQNSLNAEQEQRAQLLKNSGKLKFKNGRYYAENFLTADEISLFIAG; encoded by the coding sequence ATGCTTCTTTACGTCCATATCCCTTTTTGCGAGAGCAAATGCCCATACTGCGCCTTTGGCTCGGTGGTGGGCAAACGAAATTTAACGAGCGCATATTTTGACGCGATGGTTGCGGATTTTAGGGAGCAAATTTTAAAATTTGACGTAAAAAAAGGCGAGATCGAGACGCTTTTCATCGGCGGAGGGACGCCAAGCGCCGTGGACGGTGGCTACTACGAGCGACTATTTGAGACGATCGCGCCATATCTCGCGGCAAACGCCGAGATCACGACGGAGGCAAATCCAAACTCCGCAAGCCAAAAGTGGCTCTCGCAGATGAAATCATACGGTGTAAATCGCGTGAGCTTCGGCGCTCAGAGCTTTTTTGAAGATAAGCTTAAATTTCTCGGGCGCATCCACGACGCAAGGCAGATCTACGAAGCAGTTGCAAGCGCCAAAACTGCAGGGCTAGAAAATATCAACGTAGATCTCATCTACGGCACAAAACTAGATACCAAAAAACGCCTCGAGCAAGAGGCGCAAAACGTCCGAAATCTAGGCGTTTCGCACGTATCGGCGTATTCGCTAACGCTTGAGGAAAACACGCCCTTTGCAGGCAAAATAAGCTACGCAAAAGATAGCCCGAGGCTGGCTAAATTTATGATAGACCGCATCGAAGAAGTCGGCCTAAAACAATACGAAATCTCAAATTTCGGTCAAATTTGCAGGCATAACCTGGGCTACTGGCAGGGCAAAAATTACCTTGCCATCGGCGCTTACGCGGTCGGATTTTGGCGAGATTATCGCTTTTATAACGCTTCAAATTTAAACGCTTACGTAAAAAATCCGCACGCTAAAAAAATCGAAAATTTAAGCGCGGACGAGCTAAATTTAGAGCGGATATTTTTAGGCGCCAGAAGCATCGTCGGTATCTGGCAAAACAGCCTAAACGCAGAGCAAGAGCAAAGAGCGCAACTGCTAAAAAATAGCGGGAAATTAAAATTTAAAAACGGGCGGTATTACGCCGAAAATTTCCTCACCGCGGATGAAATTTCTTTATTTATCGCGGGCTGA
- the queA gene encoding tRNA preQ1(34) S-adenosylmethionine ribosyltransferase-isomerase QueA yields the protein MSQILNPNSLDAYDYELPPELIANFPTFPKEDARLLVYERASEKISHLKFGDLPEILPPCDIIFNDTKVVKARIYGKKDSGGETELLLNSPLADAKFSVYIKGKVRAGSVLNFSENLTAEVCELFEDGSRTVKFSQNGEPLDAAALYRVLSRIGHVPLPPYIKRSDTEDDESWYQSVFAKNEGAVAAPTASLHFSDEMIARLAKDREIAYLTLHVGAGTFKGVESEDITQHKMHAEFYDIPQDTQNLINSNRPILGVGTTVTRCVEEFARSGKPSGECRLFLNLNNKPIRQNYLLTNFHLPKSTLIMLVTSFVGLNQTMWIYKTAVEQKYKFYSYGDAMLVI from the coding sequence ATGAGTCAAATTTTAAATCCAAACTCGCTTGACGCCTACGATTACGAGCTACCGCCGGAGCTAATCGCCAATTTCCCGACCTTTCCCAAAGAGGACGCCAGACTGCTGGTCTACGAGCGAGCTAGCGAAAAAATCTCTCATCTAAAATTCGGCGATTTGCCCGAAATTTTACCGCCTTGCGATATTATTTTTAACGATACCAAGGTCGTAAAGGCTAGAATTTACGGCAAAAAAGATAGCGGCGGCGAGACGGAGCTTTTGCTAAATTCACCGCTTGCGGACGCTAAATTTAGCGTCTATATAAAGGGCAAAGTCCGTGCGGGCAGCGTTTTAAATTTCAGCGAAAATTTAACCGCCGAGGTCTGCGAGCTCTTTGAGGACGGCTCTCGCACGGTCAAATTTAGCCAAAACGGCGAGCCTTTGGACGCGGCCGCACTTTATAGAGTCCTATCTCGCATCGGCCACGTGCCTCTGCCGCCTTACATCAAACGAAGCGACACCGAGGATGATGAAAGCTGGTATCAAAGCGTCTTTGCTAAAAACGAGGGCGCGGTGGCGGCCCCGACGGCTAGCTTGCACTTTAGCGACGAGATGATCGCGCGCCTAGCCAAGGACCGCGAGATAGCCTATCTCACGCTACACGTGGGCGCAGGGACGTTTAAGGGCGTGGAGAGCGAGGACATCACGCAGCACAAGATGCACGCGGAGTTTTACGATATCCCACAAGATACGCAAAATTTGATAAACTCAAACAGACCGATCCTAGGCGTAGGCACGACGGTGACGCGCTGCGTGGAGGAGTTTGCCAGAAGCGGCAAGCCTAGCGGCGAGTGCAGGCTGTTTTTAAATTTAAACAACAAACCTATCCGCCAAAACTACCTGCTTACGAATTTTCACCTGCCAAAATCGACGCTAATCATGCTCGTTACCAGCTTTGTCGGACTTAATCAGACTATGTGGATTTACAAAACCGCCGTGGAGCAAAAGTACAAATTTTACTCCTACGGCGACGCGATGCTGGTCATTTAA
- the tatC gene encoding twin-arginine translocase subunit TatC, translated as MFEELKPHLVELRKRLFISVLSVVAMFIACFSFWKPLLAAMTAPLSKVLPAGSNIIFTQVQEPFFTAMQVAFFAGLILALPVIFWQLWLFVAPGLYDNEKKHVIPFVISATFMFLVGAAFCYYVVIPIGFEFLVTFGGQLFTALPSIGEYVGFFTKLLIAFGLAFELPVITFFLAKLGLVDDKMLKNSFRYAIVVIFIFAAIMTPPDILSQFLMAVPLIGLYGLSIFIAARVNPAKDEEPEQETDEEKEDEQS; from the coding sequence ATGTTTGAAGAGCTAAAACCGCATTTAGTAGAACTAAGAAAAAGGCTTTTTATCAGCGTTTTATCGGTCGTAGCGATGTTTATCGCGTGCTTTAGCTTTTGGAAACCGCTGCTAGCCGCGATGACCGCTCCGCTATCTAAAGTCCTGCCAGCAGGCAGCAACATCATCTTTACGCAGGTACAAGAGCCGTTTTTTACCGCGATGCAAGTAGCGTTTTTTGCGGGTCTGATACTCGCGCTACCGGTAATATTTTGGCAGCTTTGGCTCTTTGTCGCGCCCGGTCTTTACGATAACGAAAAAAAGCACGTTATTCCGTTTGTTATTTCGGCTACTTTTATGTTTTTAGTCGGCGCGGCGTTTTGCTACTACGTCGTGATACCTATCGGCTTTGAGTTTCTCGTTACCTTCGGCGGGCAGCTATTTACGGCGCTACCTAGCATAGGCGAATACGTCGGCTTTTTCACCAAACTCCTCATAGCTTTCGGGCTAGCTTTCGAGCTTCCAGTTATCACTTTTTTCCTCGCTAAACTCGGCCTAGTCGATGATAAGATGCTTAAAAACTCCTTCCGCTACGCTATCGTCGTGATTTTTATATTTGCCGCGATCATGACGCCTCCTGATATCCTCAGCCAGTTTTTGATGGCGGTGCCTCTCATCGGTCTTTACGGGCTTTCTATCTTTATAGCCGCCCGCGTAAATCCGGCTAAAGACGAAGAGCCCGAGCAGGAAACCGACGAAGAAAAAGAGGATGAACAGTCATGA